The nucleotide sequence GCCCGAATAAATCATTCACAAGTAGCCATCAAACAAATTTTGTATTGTCATCTGCGATAAAAACAAGCTCTTCTCCAGTGAATCAAACGCGCAAATTTTTATGCTTGAATATCGATCTTTATCATCGACCCTTTCACAATTTCCATATCTTGCTGAGTATAGATAATTCTAGATTTTTCTTGATTATTTGCATACGCTGAATTTAGCCTTCTTTTGATATGTGATTCTGGCAATCTTTGATGGTCAAATATATCTGATTGAATAATTTCATTTGCAACTTCAAAAGAACTAATTTTTTTGAACTGCTGAAATTTCTCTTCTTCCATATTGGCTTTAGCCGTCGCCTCTCTCAGTTGCTGCTCCTTTATCAGAATCTCCATTTTGTGCATCTCTTTCTTATGCTGCACATCCACTTGGGTCTGCCAAAGTGTAGCGGCCCCTTGAAATATTGCAAGAAGCGGGCTATTTTTTTGAGCCGACTTTAACTCTAAACCACCTCCAACAGTTTTATTAACTAGTGATCGCGATAGAATTCTTATATAGCCATCACCAACTCTTATATATACAACTGGTCTGGTTGTATGATTAAATATTTCAAAAAATACCCCCAACTCTTTTTGATATTTTTTATCTTCTTTTTTGGTAGAAAAAAGCACCCTTTCAAGAAGAGCATCATCGAAATTTTCAATCTCCTTTAGAATATTAAGACTTTTGTTTTGTTTTTCTTTTATCTTTGACAGTTTTGCCGTGATGTCCGACTCTTCTATTGGAGTTCTATCAGCGTAGTGTTTTGAATATTTTTTGTGATATTGCTCAGAAAACTTAATTGCTGTCGTTATTAAATACTGCTCCGCATGTAGATCACTCTTTTCGCTTTGAATTTTCAAAGCATTCACCAAATATGAAATTCCGAGTGGCCGAAATTTTCTGGAGTGCAATAATGAATTAACTCCATAAAAATTCTCATACAGAAAATTTATATTGCGGGTTTTTATACTTGGAACGAGAGAGTGCGGCTTCCCTATAGGGTAAAAATATCTTGCAGCCTCAAACTCAGGCAATAAATCAAGCTTAGCATACCGCCTATTAAGTGGAAGTGATCCTTCGGATATGATTATATCCTTTGGACTTATTCCCCTTAGTAAAGCTGACGATATTGAATTCAAAAGATCATTTTTATAATAAACTGTATTGAACTGATTAAAGAACCCTGCAATTTCCCAAGGAAGTAACCGATCTTCACTCCGCTGCTTAAAAGTAACTTGAAAAAGGGATGAAGATTTATAATCGTAATCATCAAACATAATTCTCTATCCAATTAAATTTTCTATTTCAAAGAAATCATCAATTTTTGCGTAGTTCGTGTGGCTGCTACATAAATTAGGCGAGCCTCCAACGCTGAATCCTTCTCCACATCCTTGGCCTTGCGCTCTTCCTCCGAAGTAACAACAGCCACTACCGGCCACTCCAGCCCCTTGCTCGCATGCATGGTCATGAGCTTGATGGAGTCTTCCTCGGGCTTGAACTGGCCTGCCTTTTTCCGCATGCGGTAGGGCAAGCGCTTGCGCTGCAGGGCGTCGGCGCAGAGTTCCATTTCGTCGTAGTGGCGGCACAGCACGGCCATTTCGCCCCAGGCGTGGCCTTGGGCGTGCTGGTCGGCCAGCAGCTCGGCCACGCGGGCGGCGCGTTCGGGCAGGGTTGGCAGGTCGATGACGATGGGCTCGGGGCCTTCGCGGCCGCAGCTCAGGGGTTTGAGCAGCGGGATGCTGTCTTCGTCCTTGGCGTCTTCGGGCATGAGCATGTCGCCCGCCACGCGGTGGGCCAGTTGCAGTATCTGGCGCGTGTTGCGGTAGTTGATCTTGAGGATGGTGGTGCGGCCAGATGCCTGTATGCCCACGCTTTTGAGGCTGAAGTTGCGCTTCTGGCCCCGGTCGTAAATGCTTTGTGCATCGTCATAGAGCAACAGCAGGCTGTTGGTGCTCGGGTCCACCATCTGGGTGACCAGGCGCAGCCATTCGGGCGCAAAGTCGTGGCCTTCGTCGATGAGGATGGCGTGGTACTGGCCTGCGGGAATGTGTTTGTTGTCCACGCCGGTGATGACGCACTGCACATATTCGGCCATGAGCTTGTCCACGGGCCAGCGCTGGGTGTCTTCGGGCAGCAGGTTGTAGGCCACCAGCTGGTCGCGGCACCATTTGTGGAAGTGGCGCACATGCACGCGGTCTTGCAGGCCCTTGGCTTCCATGCTGGCGGCCAGTTTGACGCCCAGTGGCTCGTTGTAGCAAAGCACGAGGATGGGTTTGCTGCCCGGCCCTTGCGTCTGCGCCAGGTGTTCGGCACGGTAGCCGAGGATCATGGTCTTGCCCGAGCCCGCCACGCCGTGGATGACGCGGTGGCCGTCCCCCAATGACCGCGCCAGTTGCTCTTGCTGCAGGTCCATCACACGCATGATGTCGGGCAGTTCGTCTTCGTCCGGCTCCTGGCCTTCACCAAACAGGTTTTGCTGCCGGGGCACGCGCACTTCGGGGAAGAGTATCCAGCGGATGCGGTCGAGCTGGGGCAGGGTGATGGCGCGGCCAAAGCTGTGGGTAAACATGTCCCACAGCCGCTGCTGAAAGGCTTCGGCATCGACGGCATCGGTCATTTCGTCCTGGCAGATGACGAGGTGGGCGGGCAGCGCATCGCCCAGCCCCGCTGCATCAAACTGCTTGCGCGTGATGCGCGTGAAGACCACGCCGTGGCCCCAGGGAAAGGCCAGTTTGCCTTGGTGGGGGCCGTCGCCCTGCACCAGTTGCACGTCGCGCTCCAGCGCGTTGATGACCTGAATGGCGCAGTGGCGGGCCTGCTGCAGCGGGCTCATCACCACCTTGGGCTGGCTGGTGCCGCTGTCCAGAATCTCGAAATATTCGCGCGTGGCCTTGCGAATGGTGTCCAGATGCCAGTCCTTGGTCTCCAGAATCAGCGCGCCCCGGCGCGGGTGCACCACCACAAAATCAGGCCGCGTCTGCTTGGGGCCAATAGGCACATCCCACCACAGCAGATAGTCGTCTTCCAGCTTTTGCTGCAGACGCTCCGCCAATCGTCGCTCTCCACTGGTCATGCGCCCCGCGCAACTGCCCAGCGCGGGTATGAGTACCGCCATTGCCTCCCCCTCCAACCTGTATCTTCATGTTTCAAGGATGGATTGGTTATAGCCGATGTGACCTGCCGCAGTCTTGCAGGCCGCGCAAAGCTTTATGGTGCGTTTGCGGGATGTGGGGTGGAGGGATTGCTGTGTATCTGTGGGTGGGGCCTGGCTTTTGGCTGGCTCATCAAGAATCTGGCTTCAATGATGAATTCATAGGCATACAAGGCTATACCCTTGGTATATCAAGCGTGGTTAGCTATCAAATTAGATGCAACCGCTTGCGACAGAGGGCGGGCCGAGACCCGCCTTCTGACCAAAGCAAAGACATATCGCCAGATAGAAAGATGGCCCCCGCAAGCCTTCTTCCTGCTCGTTTCAAACGCTTATGACTTGATGCAGAGCTTTTGCAGCATGGACAGATCAATGCCATCAGCCATTGCTTTGTAACCCACGTCATTGGGGTGCAGGTGGTCACCGCTGTCGTACTGGGCTTGCATTTGCAAAGGGTTGCCAGGGTCGCGCACGATGGCGTCGAAGTCGATCACCGCGTCATAGGCGCCGCTCGTTCGAATCCACTGGTTGACACTCTCGCGTATGGCATTGTTGCCTGCAGAGTAGTAGGGCGCTGCGTAGCCAGCGAATGGCAGCAGCGTCGCACCAATAACCTTCATGCCCGCGCCGCGCGCCTGCGCAATCATTTGCTGGTATGCGGCTGTGATTTGTGCGCTGGTAACCGGCTTGCCTT is from Comamonas fluminis and encodes:
- a CDS encoding DEAD/DEAH box helicase; translation: MAVLIPALGSCAGRMTSGERRLAERLQQKLEDDYLLWWDVPIGPKQTRPDFVVVHPRRGALILETKDWHLDTIRKATREYFEILDSGTSQPKVVMSPLQQARHCAIQVINALERDVQLVQGDGPHQGKLAFPWGHGVVFTRITRKQFDAAGLGDALPAHLVICQDEMTDAVDAEAFQQRLWDMFTHSFGRAITLPQLDRIRWILFPEVRVPRQQNLFGEGQEPDEDELPDIMRVMDLQQEQLARSLGDGHRVIHGVAGSGKTMILGYRAEHLAQTQGPGSKPILVLCYNEPLGVKLAASMEAKGLQDRVHVRHFHKWCRDQLVAYNLLPEDTQRWPVDKLMAEYVQCVITGVDNKHIPAGQYHAILIDEGHDFAPEWLRLVTQMVDPSTNSLLLLYDDAQSIYDRGQKRNFSLKSVGIQASGRTTILKINYRNTRQILQLAHRVAGDMLMPEDAKDEDSIPLLKPLSCGREGPEPIVIDLPTLPERAARVAELLADQHAQGHAWGEMAVLCRHYDEMELCADALQRKRLPYRMRKKAGQFKPEEDSIKLMTMHASKGLEWPVVAVVTSEEERKAKDVEKDSALEARLIYVAATRTTQKLMISLK